Proteins from a single region of Nitrososphaerota archaeon:
- a CDS encoding SnoaL-like domain-containing protein, producing MEDHFRSTSRVTFVFLKRGDNWYIIHEHWSPLRSDIAELNK from the coding sequence ATGGAAGACCATTTTAGATCCACATCAAGAGTCACCTTTGTTTTCCTAAAGCGTGGTGACAACTGGTACATTATACATGAACACTGGTCTCCACTAAGATCTGATATAGCAGAACTCAATAAATGA